In a single window of the Falco rusticolus isolate bFalRus1 chromosome 11, bFalRus1.pri, whole genome shotgun sequence genome:
- the MYOC gene encoding myocilin isoform X1: protein MLGAWLLLGGALALGCRAQAAAQRRADDGSGRCTYTFTVASPVEATCSDGGGVSELRAELAALAARLSRLESRERGTGGSGPRGAEAGGGRDPQRAAPAARLEAAYSELLRAKSRLEEEKGRLEREKEELGRRLESSAQEITRLRAARCPPGAEGPGRDTLRGPGKAPRWDPQPLAYQELQSERTEVPASRLLEETALGRPGSQDSGCGELVWVGEPIIFGRADSIAGKYGVWMKDPEPVPPFTRETTWRVDAVGTEVRQLFQYEAAEQLARGYPAKVHILPQPLESTGAVIYRGGLFFQPRRSHTVARYDLRGEAVTAQREIPGAGYHGQYPYSWGGYTDIDLAVDETGLWVIYSTEKARGAIVLSKLDPETLEIQQTWETNIRKRGVANSFVICGTLYTVSSYSAPNATINFAYNTATSTSRALSIPFENRFRYLSMVDYNPTERQLFAWDSFNMVTYPIRLSQA, encoded by the exons aTGCTGGGGGCCTGGCTGCTGCTCGGGGGGGCGCTGGCCCTGGGCTGCCGGGCGCAGGCGGCCGCCCAACGCCGCGCCGATGACGGCTCCGGCCGCTGCACCTACACCTTCACGGTCGCCAGCCCCGTCGAGGCCACCTGCTCCGATGGCGGCGGCGTGTCCGAGCTGCGGGCCGAGCTGGCCGCCCTGGCCGCCCGCCTGAGCCGGCTGGAGAGCCGGGAGCGGGGCACGGGGGGCTCGGGGCCGCGGGGCGCcgaggcggggggcgggcgggacCCCCAGCgggccgccccggccgcccgcctGGAGGCCGCCTACAGCGAGCTGCTGCGGGCCAAATCCcggctggaggaggagaaggggcgGCTGGAGCGGGagaaggaggagctggggaggcGGCTGGAGAGCAGCGCCCAGGAGATCACCCGGCTGCGggccgcccgctgcccccccggcGCCGAGGGGCCCGGCCGCGACACCCTGCGCGGCCCCGGCAAGG CCCCTCGCTGGGACCCGCAGCCCCTCGCCTACCAGGAGCTGCAGTCGGAGAGGACGGAGGTTCCCGCGTCCCGGCTGCTGGAGGAGACGGCGCTCGGCCGGCCGGGGAGCCAGGACTCGG GCTGTGGCGAGCTGGTGTGGGTGGGGGAGCCCATCATCTTTGGCCGGGCAGATTCCATCGCGGGCAAGTATGGCGTGTGGATGAAGGACCCCGAGCCCGTGCCCCCCTTCACGCGGGAGACCACCTGGCGCGTGGACGCGGTGGGCACGGAGGTGCGCCAGCTCTTCCAGTATGAGGCGGCGGAGCAGCTGGCCCGGGGCTACCCCGCCAAGGTGCACATCCTGCCGCAGCCCCTGGAGAGCACGGGGGCTGTCATCTACCGTGGTGGGCTCTTCTTCCAGCCCCGCCGCTCCCACACCGTGGCCCGCTACGACCTGCGGGGAGAGGCTGTCACGGCCCAGAGGGAGATCCCCGGTGCCGGCTACCACGGGCAGTACCCCTACTCCTGGGGGGGCTACACCGACATCGATCTGGCGGTGGATGAGACGGGGCTCTGGGTGATCTACAGCACCGAGAAGGCCCGGGGGGCCATCGTCCTCTCCAAGCTGGACCCTGAGACGCTGGAGATCCAACAGACCTGGGAGACCAACATCCGCAAGCGAGGGGTGGCCAACTCCTTCGTCATCTGCGGCACCCTCTACACTGTCAGCAGCTACTCGGCACCTAACGCCACCATCAACTTCGCCTACAacacagccaccagcaccagccGGGCCCTCAGCATCCCCTTCGAGAACCGCTTCCGTTACCTCAGCATGGTGGATTACAACCCCACTGAGCGACAGCTCTTCGCCTGGGACAGCTTCAACATGGTCACCTACCCTATCCGCCTCTCCCAGGCatga
- the MYOC gene encoding myocilin isoform X2: MLGAWLLLGGALALGCRAQAAAQRRADDGSGRCTYTFTVASPVEATCSDGGGVSELRAELAALAARLSRLESRERGTGGSGPRGAEAGGGRDPQRAAPAARLEAAYSELLRAKSRLEEEKGRLEREKEELGRRLESSAQEITRLRAARCPPGAEGPGRDTLRGPGKGCGELVWVGEPIIFGRADSIAGKYGVWMKDPEPVPPFTRETTWRVDAVGTEVRQLFQYEAAEQLARGYPAKVHILPQPLESTGAVIYRGGLFFQPRRSHTVARYDLRGEAVTAQREIPGAGYHGQYPYSWGGYTDIDLAVDETGLWVIYSTEKARGAIVLSKLDPETLEIQQTWETNIRKRGVANSFVICGTLYTVSSYSAPNATINFAYNTATSTSRALSIPFENRFRYLSMVDYNPTERQLFAWDSFNMVTYPIRLSQA, encoded by the exons aTGCTGGGGGCCTGGCTGCTGCTCGGGGGGGCGCTGGCCCTGGGCTGCCGGGCGCAGGCGGCCGCCCAACGCCGCGCCGATGACGGCTCCGGCCGCTGCACCTACACCTTCACGGTCGCCAGCCCCGTCGAGGCCACCTGCTCCGATGGCGGCGGCGTGTCCGAGCTGCGGGCCGAGCTGGCCGCCCTGGCCGCCCGCCTGAGCCGGCTGGAGAGCCGGGAGCGGGGCACGGGGGGCTCGGGGCCGCGGGGCGCcgaggcggggggcgggcgggacCCCCAGCgggccgccccggccgcccgcctGGAGGCCGCCTACAGCGAGCTGCTGCGGGCCAAATCCcggctggaggaggagaaggggcgGCTGGAGCGGGagaaggaggagctggggaggcGGCTGGAGAGCAGCGCCCAGGAGATCACCCGGCTGCGggccgcccgctgcccccccggcGCCGAGGGGCCCGGCCGCGACACCCTGCGCGGCCCCGGCAAGG GCTGTGGCGAGCTGGTGTGGGTGGGGGAGCCCATCATCTTTGGCCGGGCAGATTCCATCGCGGGCAAGTATGGCGTGTGGATGAAGGACCCCGAGCCCGTGCCCCCCTTCACGCGGGAGACCACCTGGCGCGTGGACGCGGTGGGCACGGAGGTGCGCCAGCTCTTCCAGTATGAGGCGGCGGAGCAGCTGGCCCGGGGCTACCCCGCCAAGGTGCACATCCTGCCGCAGCCCCTGGAGAGCACGGGGGCTGTCATCTACCGTGGTGGGCTCTTCTTCCAGCCCCGCCGCTCCCACACCGTGGCCCGCTACGACCTGCGGGGAGAGGCTGTCACGGCCCAGAGGGAGATCCCCGGTGCCGGCTACCACGGGCAGTACCCCTACTCCTGGGGGGGCTACACCGACATCGATCTGGCGGTGGATGAGACGGGGCTCTGGGTGATCTACAGCACCGAGAAGGCCCGGGGGGCCATCGTCCTCTCCAAGCTGGACCCTGAGACGCTGGAGATCCAACAGACCTGGGAGACCAACATCCGCAAGCGAGGGGTGGCCAACTCCTTCGTCATCTGCGGCACCCTCTACACTGTCAGCAGCTACTCGGCACCTAACGCCACCATCAACTTCGCCTACAacacagccaccagcaccagccGGGCCCTCAGCATCCCCTTCGAGAACCGCTTCCGTTACCTCAGCATGGTGGATTACAACCCCACTGAGCGACAGCTCTTCGCCTGGGACAGCTTCAACATGGTCACCTACCCTATCCGCCTCTCCCAGGCatga